From Thermoleophilaceae bacterium, one genomic window encodes:
- a CDS encoding NAD(P)H-binding protein has product MLIVGCGCRGRELAAELRARGHAVRGTTRSESHLPEILAADVDAVVADPGRLATLTPHLDGVSVLVWLMGSAEGPEVAAVHGDRLASLLETLVDTHVRGVVYEAAGSVEPALLEQGAALVRRAGETWHMPVEVVESATAGSLADAAERVLAA; this is encoded by the coding sequence GTGCTGATCGTGGGCTGCGGCTGCCGCGGACGGGAGCTGGCGGCTGAGCTGAGAGCGCGCGGGCACGCCGTGCGGGGCACGACGCGAAGCGAGTCGCACCTGCCCGAGATCCTCGCCGCCGATGTGGATGCCGTGGTGGCCGACCCCGGCCGCCTTGCCACGCTCACGCCACACCTCGATGGCGTGAGCGTGCTCGTATGGCTCATGGGATCGGCCGAGGGCCCGGAGGTGGCGGCGGTGCACGGAGACCGCCTGGCGAGCCTGCTGGAGACCCTCGTGGACACGCACGTGCGCGGCGTGGTGTACGAGGCGGCCGGATCGGTCGAGCCGGCGCTGCTCGAGCAGGGCGCCGCGCTTGTGCGGCGCGCGGGCGAGACATGGCACATGCCCGTGGAGGTGGTGGAGTCCGCCACGGCCGGCTCTCTCGCTGACGCGGCGGAGCGCGTGCTCGCCGCCTAG
- a CDS encoding acyl-CoA dehydrogenase family protein gives MIDFELTDEQRLIRETARDFTDNEIVPVARENDRNEKFDTDLVKKMADMGFLGAIVSEEYGGRGLDYRTYGLIVEEIGRGDSSARTVVSVQTSLVCSSIERWGTEEQKQEWLPRLCSGEALGCFGLTEPSSGSDAASLKTRATKIDSGWKLNGQKQWISMGNHAKVALIFAQTDPEKAHRGLACFLVPTDSDGFSSGEIHGKLGLKASDTAELSLSDVEVPDEAMLGEIGDGFKVAMSALDSGRFSVASGCVGISQGCVNASVQYAKEREQFGRPIGSFQLVQAMIADMIVDTEAARGLVWKAGWLKDTGKPSTTETSIAKLYATEAAVRNANLAIQVHGGSGYVDDHPVERYLRDARVATLYEGTSQIQKLIIGRAATGLNAMM, from the coding sequence TTGATCGACTTCGAGCTCACCGACGAGCAGCGCCTCATCCGCGAGACGGCGCGCGACTTCACAGACAACGAGATCGTGCCCGTCGCGCGCGAGAACGATCGCAACGAGAAGTTCGACACCGACCTCGTCAAGAAGATGGCGGACATGGGCTTCCTCGGTGCGATCGTGTCCGAGGAGTACGGCGGGCGCGGGCTCGACTACCGCACGTACGGCCTGATCGTCGAGGAGATCGGCCGGGGCGACTCATCCGCGCGCACCGTGGTGTCCGTGCAGACCTCGCTCGTGTGCTCGTCGATCGAGCGCTGGGGGACCGAGGAGCAGAAGCAGGAGTGGCTCCCGAGGCTGTGCAGCGGCGAGGCGCTCGGCTGCTTCGGCCTCACCGAGCCGAGCTCGGGCTCAGATGCCGCTTCGCTCAAGACGCGCGCGACGAAGATCGACAGCGGCTGGAAGCTGAACGGCCAGAAGCAGTGGATCTCGATGGGCAACCACGCGAAGGTCGCGCTGATCTTCGCCCAGACCGACCCCGAGAAGGCGCATCGCGGGCTCGCCTGCTTCCTGGTGCCGACAGACAGCGATGGCTTCTCCTCAGGCGAGATCCACGGCAAGCTTGGCCTCAAGGCCTCCGACACCGCAGAGCTGTCGCTCTCCGACGTGGAGGTGCCGGACGAGGCGATGCTCGGCGAGATCGGCGACGGCTTCAAGGTCGCGATGTCCGCGCTCGACTCCGGCCGCTTCAGCGTGGCGTCGGGCTGCGTGGGGATCTCGCAGGGCTGCGTGAACGCGTCGGTCCAGTACGCGAAGGAGCGCGAGCAGTTCGGCCGGCCCATCGGCTCGTTCCAGCTCGTGCAGGCGATGATCGCCGACATGATCGTGGACACCGAGGCCGCCCGCGGCTTGGTGTGGAAGGCCGGCTGGCTGAAGGACACTGGCAAGCCGAGCACCACCGAGACGTCGATCGCGAAGCTCTATGCGACGGAGGCCGCGGTGCGCAACGCCAACCTGGCGATCCAGGTCCACGGCGGTTCGGGCTACGTGGACGACCACCCCGTGGAGCGCTACCTGCGCGACGCGCGCGTGGCAACGCTCTACGAGGGGACGTCTCAGATTCAGAAGCTCATCATCGGCCGCGCGGCCACTGGGCTCAACGCGATGATGTGA